The DNA sequence CACGCTGTGCGTGTTCACCGCGACGCCGACCCGGTCGTAGCCGAGTGTGACCTCGGCGTGGTGCCCCAACTCGTCCTGGATGACCGCGATGTGCAGCACCAGCGCCGCCGCCGGGAGGTGCCCGGCGAAGGTGTAGGTACGGCGCAGCAGCAGCCCGTCCGTCGTCCAGCCGGGAAGCTCCCGGAGGCGCTCCTCGACGTCCTGCTGCGACAGCGGTTCGACCGTCATGACAGCTCCTCCTCGTCGCACCGTGCTCCGTCTTCGGCGCACCGCGCACCGCCGGGTGCCCCGGGGCCGGTGCCCCGGGGCCGGTGCCCCGGGGCCGGTGCCCCGGGGCCGGTGCCCCGGGGCCGGTGCCCCGGGGCCCGTACCCCCAGCCTCCCACGGGGCGGGGGTTGTTTCCCGTCGGCCCGAGGGGGCGGCGGGTTACGGTCGCACGCATGACGATTACTGCGACCCCGACGGTCCCGCAAGTGGGCGAGCTGCTGCGCTCCTGGCGGAACCGCCGTCGGATCAGCCAGCTGGAACTGGCCCTGCGCGCCGACTCCTCGGCCCGGCACATCAGCTTCATCGAGACGGGCCGGTCGCGGCCGAGCGAGGAGATGGTGCTGCGCCTCGCCGACCACCTGGACATACCCGTCCGGGAGCGGAACACCCTGCTGATGGCGGCGGGTTACGCCCCGCGCTACCCCGAGCGGTCGCTGGACGACCCGGCGCTGAGCGACATGCGCGCGAACCTCGACGTCCTGCTGCGCGGCTACGAGCCGTTCCCCGCGCTCGTCGTCGACGGCACGTACCAGGTGCTGGCGGCCAACCGGGGCGTCGCCATGCTGCTGGAGGGCGTCGCGGAGGAGCTGCTCGCCCCTCCGCTGAACGCCATGCGCCTGACCCTGCACCCCCGTGGCATGGCCCCGCGCATCCGCAACTTCCCCGAGTGGCGATGTCATCTGCTGCATCAGATGGACCGCCAGCTCTCCCTGATGCGGTCCGCGCCGCTGCGCGCCCTGTACGACGAGGTGGTGGCCTACCCGCTGCCGGACCCCTGCGGCGAGGAGCGGGCGAGCGACCGGTGCGCGCCCTACGCGCTGCCGATGCTGATCGACCATGACGGCCGGACGCTGTCGTTCGTCTCCGCCATCGCCACCTTCAACACTCCGCTGGACGTGACCGTCTCCGAGCTGGCGCTGGAGACCTTCCTCCCCGCCGACGCGGAGACGGCCGCGTACCTGCGGGGGCTCACACCGTAGCCGGGACCCGGTCGAGGAAGCCGAGGACGCCGCTGATGCGGCCGTCCTCGGTGAGCACGGCCACGTCGAAGCCGGCGACGGGCGCGGACCCGTCGGCGGTGGAGACCAGCTCCCAGCCGAACCGGACGGTGTTGTGGTGCCCGTCCACGGCACCGGCCGGCCGGAACTCGAAGCCGGGGAACCGCTCGTGCGCGGCGGTGATCACGGCGGCGATCCCGTCGTGCCCGGTGACGTCGGCCAGCGGGTCGGTGTAGGAGCCGTCCTCGGTCCAGGCGGCGGCGACGGCCGCGGCGCGGGACTCCGCGTCGGCGTTCCAGGCGGCGAGGTAGCGGGCGACGGCGGTCTCGTACACGGACATGGCGAACTCTCTTCCTGCGGAAGGGGCTTGGGGGCCTCCGAACCCGAGCGCCCGGGTCCGGAGGCATGCCCACAGCCTGCCGTGCGCGCGCACGGACCGCGATTACCTCCCAGGTAGCGGCTGCCTCCCGGCACGTCCCACGTACCGGCACCTCCCAGACAGCGTCCCGCGCCGCCCGTCCCCGCGCGCGGCCCGTCCCCGTGCGCGGCCCGTCCCCGTGCGCGGCCCGTCCGTCAGCCGGTCCCGATCCCGGCGTCCCGCGCGCACAGCGCGGCCTGCACCCGGTTGTCCACCTCCAGCGCCGCCAGGATCCGGCTGACGTGCGCCTTCACCGTGCTCTCCCGCATCCCCAGCGCGGCGGCGATCCCAGCGTTGGACGCGCCGCCGGCGAGCAGCGCGAGGACGTCGGTCTCGCGGGGCGTGAGCCGCTCCACGCGGGCCCGGGCGGCGCGGCCGGAGGGGCGGGCCGTGTCGTGGTAGCGGTCGATGAGGCGGCGGGCCGCGTGCGGGTGGAGCATGGCCTGGCCCGCGGCGACGACCCGTACGGCGCGGACGATCTCGTCGGGTTCGGTGTCCTTGAGCAGGAACCCGGACGCGCCGGCGGCCAGCGCGTCGTACACGTACCGGTCGAGGTCGAAGGTGGTGAACACGACGACCTGCGGCGGGTCCGGCAGGGCGCGGAGCCGCCGGGTGGCCTCGATGCCGTCCACGCGGGGCATCCGCACGTCCATGAGGGCCACGTCGATCCGGTGGGCACGGGCCCGTTCGAGGGCTTCCGCACCGTCGGCGGCCTCGGCGGCGACGGTGATGCCGGGGGTGTCGTCGAGGATGTCGGATCGGGAGACGGTCGCGGCGATCCTTGGGCAGTACCTGTGCGCCCTCGCCCCCGGCGGGCACCTGACCTTCTTCGCCTACCTCGGCACCCGGCCGCTGCGCGCGCTGACCGGCGGCCGGGCCGAGGCGCGCCGGCACCGGGCGGTGGCCGCGCTGCTGGACGCGTTCACGGCCCGGTACGGCGTCGGGCGGCACGTCGTCTGGGACAACGTGCCGCCCGCTCGCGTACACCACCTGCTCGCCCCTGCCGAGGCGCTCAGCTCCTGAAGGCCGCCTCCGGCGCGGGCTCCGCGGCAACAGCGGACTCCGCGACGACGGCGGGCTCCGCGGCGGCCGCAGGCTCCCCGGCCCCGGCGTCAGCGGCCGTGGATCCGGCGTCACCGGCCGCGGCCCCGGTCCGGCGGGCCGCCATCCACACATAGACGAGGACACCCGCGAAGAGGAACAGCACCCCCTGGTAGACCGCCTTGTAGCCGGCGCCCGCGACCAGCCAGAAGGAGAAGGCGAACGCGCCGAGCGCCAGCACC is a window from the Streptomyces mobaraensis genome containing:
- a CDS encoding 4a-hydroxytetrahydrobiopterin dehydratase, giving the protein MTVEPLSQQDVEERLRELPGWTTDGLLLRRTYTFAGHLPAAALVLHIAVIQDELGHHAEVTLGYDRVGVAVNTHSVGGKVTGLDIELARRIEAVAAGHGARAA
- a CDS encoding helix-turn-helix domain-containing protein is translated as MTITATPTVPQVGELLRSWRNRRRISQLELALRADSSARHISFIETGRSRPSEEMVLRLADHLDIPVRERNTLLMAAGYAPRYPERSLDDPALSDMRANLDVLLRGYEPFPALVVDGTYQVLAANRGVAMLLEGVAEELLAPPLNAMRLTLHPRGMAPRIRNFPEWRCHLLHQMDRQLSLMRSAPLRALYDEVVAYPLPDPCGEERASDRCAPYALPMLIDHDGRTLSFVSAIATFNTPLDVTVSELALETFLPADAETAAYLRGLTP
- a CDS encoding nuclear transport factor 2 family protein; this encodes MSVYETAVARYLAAWNADAESRAAAVAAAWTEDGSYTDPLADVTGHDGIAAVITAAHERFPGFEFRPAGAVDGHHNTVRFGWELVSTADGSAPVAGFDVAVLTEDGRISGVLGFLDRVPATV
- a CDS encoding response regulator, whose amino-acid sequence is MAATVSRSDILDDTPGITVAAEAADGAEALERARAHRIDVALMDVRMPRVDGIEATRRLRALPDPPQVVVFTTFDLDRYVYDALAAGASGFLLKDTEPDEIVRAVRVVAAGQAMLHPHAARRLIDRYHDTARPSGRAARARVERLTPRETDVLALLAGGASNAGIAAALGMRESTVKAHVSRILAALEVDNRVQAALCARDAGIGTG